The following are encoded in a window of Chryseobacterium sp. genomic DNA:
- a CDS encoding RsmE family RNA methyltransferase, translating into MKLFFGEIFPEVKIDEDEQQHILKVLRMRDGDEITVTDGKGNAANGQLILEGKKVILDNVKYLPPALPFSLNLHIAIAPTKNIDRIEFFVEKATEMGISEITFLLTEKTERRNLNFEKLQKQVIAASKQSLRFHFPKVNNLTKLSDFIQKQAPGETFVAHCDSAFERRELHQIPSMDRITFMIGPEGDFSPAEIKLLADAGITAVSLGNQRLRTETAGTFVAAWNYNRINGGL; encoded by the coding sequence AAGGTTTTGCGTATGCGTGATGGTGATGAAATTACAGTCACTGACGGAAAAGGAAATGCGGCAAACGGCCAGCTGATCCTGGAGGGTAAAAAAGTTATTTTGGATAATGTAAAATACCTTCCGCCGGCTCTACCCTTTTCCCTGAACCTTCATATTGCGATTGCACCAACCAAAAATATAGACCGTATCGAATTTTTCGTGGAAAAAGCCACTGAAATGGGCATCAGCGAGATAACATTCTTACTGACGGAAAAGACGGAACGGCGGAATTTGAACTTCGAAAAATTACAGAAGCAGGTGATCGCCGCATCCAAACAGTCGCTTCGTTTTCACTTTCCAAAGGTGAACAACCTAACCAAGCTTTCAGATTTTATTCAGAAACAGGCCCCCGGGGAAACATTTGTAGCACACTGTGATTCTGCTTTTGAGAGAAGAGAACTCCATCAGATTCCTTCTATGGACAGAATAACCTTTATGATAGGACCTGAGGGCGATTTCAGTCCGGCAGAGATTAAGCTGCTGGCAGACGCTGGCATCACAGCGGTTTCGCTGGGAAATCAAAGGTTACGCACCGAAACGGCAGGTACATTTGTAGCAGCATGGAATTACAACCGGATAAATGGAGGACTATAG
- a CDS encoding GIY-YIG nuclease family protein, producing MFIFYTAEIDVYYKRFSTDVAQRLNHHLNGLHKFTSSVRDWRVVYIAPYQTKKEALVEEKRIKRLNRNSILKLIAG from the coding sequence ATGTTTATATTCTATACGGCCGAAATAGATGTTTACTACAAAAGGTTTTCAACCGATGTAGCACAGCGTCTCAATCATCATCTTAATGGCCTGCATAAATTCACCTCTTCTGTACGTGACTGGAGAGTGGTTTATATAGCGCCATACCAAACAAAAAAAGAAGCTTTAGTAGAGGAGAAACGTATAAAAAGACTGAATAGAAATTCAATCTTAAAGTTAATTGCTGGTTAA
- a CDS encoding GIY-YIG nuclease family protein — protein MYYVYILYSAEIDVYYKGFSTDVAQRLNHHLNGLHKFTSSVRDWRVVYIAPYQTKKEALVEEKRIKRLNRASIEKLIKG, from the coding sequence ATGTACTATGTTTATATTCTATATTCGGCTGAAATAGATGTTTACTACAAAGGGTTTTCAACCGATGTAGCACAGCGTCTCAATCATCATCTTAATGGCCTGCATAAATTCACCTCTTCTGTACGTGACTGGAGAGTGGTTTATATAGCGCCATACCAAACAAAAAAAGAAGCTTTAGTAGAGGAGAAACGTATAAAAAGACTGAATAGAGCATCAATTGAGAAGTTAATAAAGGGTTAG
- a CDS encoding GIY-YIG nuclease family protein: protein MFIFYTAEIDVYYKRFSTDVAQRLNHHLNGLHKFTSSVRDWRVVYIAPYQTKKEALVEEKRIKRLNRASIEKLIKG from the coding sequence ATGTTTATATTCTATACGGCCGAAATAGATGTTTACTACAAAAGGTTTTCAACCGATGTAGCACAGCGTCTCAATCATCATCTTAATGGCCTGCATAAATTCACCTCTTCTGTACGTGACTGGAGAGTGGTTTATATAGCGCCATACCAAACAAAAAAAGAAGCTTTAGTAGAGGAGAAACGTATAAAAAGACTGAATAGAGCATCAATTGAGAAGTTAATTAAGGGTTAG
- the trxA gene encoding thioredoxin, translating into MAVEITDSSFQETVLKSDKPVLVDFWAVWCGPCRMLGPIIEEVAADFEGKAVVGKVDVDNNQQVSVDYGIRNIPTVLIFKNGEVVDKIVGVASKEVISEKLSAHL; encoded by the coding sequence ATGGCAGTAGAGATTACAGACAGCTCGTTTCAGGAAACAGTGCTTAAATCAGATAAACCGGTACTTGTAGATTTTTGGGCAGTATGGTGCGGACCATGCCGTATGCTTGGACCCATTATCGAAGAAGTTGCCGCCGATTTTGAAGGAAAGGCAGTAGTGGGTAAAGTAGATGTAGACAATAATCAGCAGGTTTCTGTAGATTATGGTATCAGAAATATACCGACTGTGCTCATCTTCAAAAATGGAGAGGTGGTAGATAAGATTGTAGGTGTAGCTTCAAAAGAAGTTATTTCTGAAAAACTTTCAGCACATTTATAA
- a CDS encoding cysteine desulfurase family protein, giving the protein MKKVYLDNAATTPIADQVITEMVAAMKNFGNPSSTHSFGQEAKILIENVRRKIADYLRVSPAEIIFTSCGTESNNMIIKSCVRNLGVTRIITSPIEHKCVAETVAEMKSRKNVEVVYLRPDKKGDIDLVQLEEVLKQSDAKTLVSLMHANNEIGNMIDLKKVATICKEFNALFHSDTVQSMAHMDLDFSDIPVDFASCSAHKFHGPKGSGFAFIRKSSGLKALITGGPQERSLRAGTENVAGIVGLGASMELAMKHMKEYSEHIIQIKDYAVKRISESVPSVKFNGRSSEHSSLYTVLSVLLPFKDPMIGMKLDMQGIAVSQGSACSSGASKPSMVMLMLLDDEELNTTTPLRVSFSHLTTTDEIDVLADALQKIAESYNIESVNS; this is encoded by the coding sequence ATGAAGAAAGTCTATTTGGATAACGCTGCAACTACACCTATTGCAGATCAGGTAATTACTGAAATGGTTGCGGCCATGAAGAACTTTGGTAATCCATCATCCACCCACAGTTTTGGTCAGGAAGCTAAAATCCTTATTGAAAATGTACGGAGGAAGATTGCGGATTATCTACGTGTAAGTCCGGCAGAGATTATTTTTACCTCTTGCGGTACCGAAAGCAATAACATGATTATTAAATCGTGTGTGCGTAATTTGGGCGTTACCAGGATAATTACATCACCCATCGAGCATAAATGTGTTGCCGAAACGGTTGCGGAAATGAAAAGCCGTAAGAATGTTGAGGTGGTTTACCTTCGTCCGGACAAAAAAGGTGATATAGATTTGGTGCAGCTGGAGGAAGTGCTGAAGCAATCAGACGCTAAGACACTGGTTTCCCTTATGCATGCCAATAATGAAATTGGTAACATGATAGACCTAAAGAAGGTCGCAACAATCTGTAAAGAGTTTAATGCATTGTTTCACTCGGATACCGTACAGAGTATGGCACATATGGATCTTGATTTCTCAGACATTCCGGTGGATTTTGCGTCCTGCAGTGCTCATAAATTCCACGGTCCAAAGGGCAGTGGTTTCGCATTTATAAGAAAGTCTTCCGGTCTGAAAGCTTTGATCACCGGAGGTCCTCAGGAAAGAAGCTTGAGAGCCGGTACTGAAAATGTTGCCGGAATTGTAGGGCTTGGCGCCTCAATGGAACTTGCGATGAAGCATATGAAAGAATATTCTGAGCATATCATACAAATTAAGGATTATGCCGTTAAGAGGATATCAGAAAGTGTCCCCAGCGTCAAGTTTAACGGAAGGAGTAGTGAACATAGCAGTCTCTATACGGTATTAAGTGTCTTGCTTCCTTTTAAAGATCCCATGATTGGTATGAAGCTCGATATGCAGGGTATCGCGGTTTCACAGGGAAGCGCCTGTTCTTCTGGTGCCTCTAAGCCTTCAATGGTGATGCTGATGCTCCTGGATGATGAAGAACTGAACACCACCACACCACTGCGTGTATCCTTTAGTCATCTTACAACGACAGATGAAATTGACGTTTTGGCTGATGCATTGCAGAAAATTGCGGAAAGTTATAATATAGAAAGTGTAAATAGTTAG
- a CDS encoding HAD family hydrolase, producing MRKLYCFDFDGTLTYRDTMFMFLRHYNACRFYIRFVLHIPLFILLKLRLMDAETVKKSFISSVLKGERRSRIEEESDRFFNENFPAVMRQNALDFLKSRDSAQTESWLVTASLDIWVRPFAQKFNMKLLATEAEFRDDVFTGRFITPNCNGNEKLNRIRAEIKGRKFDKIIAFGDTAGDKPMLNWADESYFRFFH from the coding sequence ATGAGAAAACTTTATTGCTTTGATTTTGACGGTACCCTTACCTATAGGGACACTATGTTTATGTTTCTTAGGCACTATAATGCCTGTAGGTTTTACATCAGATTTGTACTTCACATTCCTCTTTTTATATTATTGAAATTAAGACTTATGGATGCTGAGACGGTTAAGAAAAGTTTCATATCCTCAGTACTTAAAGGTGAAAGACGTAGCCGGATTGAAGAAGAATCGGATAGGTTTTTTAACGAGAATTTCCCCGCTGTAATGCGGCAGAATGCGCTTGATTTTCTGAAGAGCCGCGATTCGGCTCAAACTGAAAGTTGGCTGGTTACCGCCTCGCTGGATATTTGGGTCCGCCCGTTTGCACAGAAGTTCAATATGAAACTTCTGGCTACGGAAGCAGAATTTAGGGATGATGTGTTTACAGGTAGGTTTATTACGCCTAATTGTAACGGTAATGAAAAACTTAACCGCATTCGTGCGGAAATCAAGGGGCGGAAATTTGACAAGATAATAGCCTTTGGCGATACGGCGGGTGACAAGCCCATGCTGAACTGGGCCGACGAAAGCTATTTCCGTTTTTTTCATTAA
- a CDS encoding SDR family NAD(P)-dependent oxidoreductase, which produces MIVLGSNSEVAQAFVEEVLQRDGNLEKLYLFTSEPELAHKFAQHLQVKYLQESEIVMLDLTSELNFSRFERVESSLLFCAVGYLGMGSEEGLYDTKNTTRVLDINFSRLIPLLTHFAEKMERRRGGTMIVLSSVAGDRGRQSNFIYGSAKAGLTAYLSGLRNYMHHRRVHIMTVKPGFMRTKMTEGLPLNPVLTVTPSRAAANIYTAYRNKRNVIYVLPVWRLIMFVIKNIPEFIFVKLKL; this is translated from the coding sequence ATGATTGTATTAGGCAGTAATTCGGAAGTGGCCCAGGCTTTTGTGGAAGAGGTCCTGCAGCGGGACGGAAATTTGGAAAAACTGTATCTGTTTACCTCCGAACCTGAACTCGCACACAAATTTGCACAGCATCTTCAGGTTAAATATCTGCAGGAGTCAGAGATTGTAATGCTGGACCTTACCTCCGAACTCAATTTTTCACGTTTTGAGCGGGTTGAGTCATCGCTCCTGTTCTGTGCGGTTGGATATCTGGGTATGGGCAGTGAGGAAGGTCTTTATGACACAAAAAATACAACCAGGGTGCTGGATATTAATTTTAGCCGTCTCATTCCGCTGTTGACGCATTTTGCTGAGAAAATGGAACGCCGCCGCGGAGGTACCATGATTGTGCTTTCGTCGGTGGCGGGAGACCGGGGCAGGCAAAGCAATTTTATTTATGGAAGTGCCAAAGCAGGACTGACCGCATACTTAAGTGGTCTGCGTAATTATATGCACCACCGGCGCGTACACATAATGACCGTGAAACCCGGATTTATGAGGACTAAAATGACCGAGGGGCTGCCGCTCAATCCTGTACTTACAGTTACACCATCCAGGGCAGCTGCAAATATTTATACAGCTTACAGAAATAAACGTAATGTCATTTATGTATTGCCTGTTTGGCGTCTTATAATGTTTGTTATAAAGAATATTCCGGAGTTTATTTTTGTTAAACTTAAACTCTGA
- a CDS encoding FAD-dependent oxidoreductase: MKKNFVQKIANWGNYPVVTKNIRTADTLSAIRSFVEQHNEVIARGNGRCYGDAALAENIFSTARLNKFINFDRINGIIECESGVLLADVLDLIIKQGYFLYVTPGTKFITVGGAIASDVHGKNHHSEGCFSDYLISFKLMIEDGSVHNCSESENAQLFWSTIGGMGLTGIILSAVFKLRNIETAYIRQESIKAENLDQIFSLFEESDSWTYNVAWIDCLQTGNRIGRSILMRGEHATRNEIDAKKRETPYVIKERLLPSVPGYLPSVLLNRFTVKLFNKLYYAQQRQKKTENIVDYERFFFPLDAVGNWNRIYGKKGFIQYQMVIPKEHGRQGMQEILSAIAESGNGSFLAVLKLFGKNNPFAYNSFPMEGYTLALDFKVNLQLPTLVAQLDTIVEKYGGRIYLTKDSMSKNSLTNYLRNVENPKFVSLQHKRILNSTITSQTTHGTNSKRNRQ, translated from the coding sequence ATGAAGAAGAATTTTGTACAGAAAATAGCCAATTGGGGCAATTATCCTGTGGTAACAAAGAATATCCGCACCGCAGACACGCTCTCCGCAATCAGGTCCTTTGTTGAGCAACATAACGAAGTAATTGCGAGGGGCAACGGAAGATGTTATGGCGATGCTGCGCTGGCAGAAAATATTTTCTCCACTGCAAGACTGAATAAATTTATAAATTTTGACCGGATTAATGGGATAATCGAATGTGAGTCCGGGGTTTTGCTGGCGGATGTGCTGGACCTTATAATTAAACAGGGATATTTCCTCTATGTTACTCCCGGAACCAAATTCATAACCGTTGGAGGTGCCATTGCTTCTGATGTGCATGGCAAAAATCATCATTCTGAGGGTTGTTTTTCAGATTATTTGATTTCATTTAAACTAATGATTGAAGACGGTTCTGTACATAACTGCTCGGAAAGCGAAAATGCACAGCTGTTTTGGTCCACCATTGGAGGGATGGGCCTTACAGGTATCATACTTTCGGCCGTTTTCAAACTCCGTAATATAGAAACTGCTTATATCCGGCAGGAAAGCATAAAAGCTGAAAATCTGGACCAGATCTTTTCCCTGTTCGAGGAGAGTGACTCGTGGACGTACAATGTGGCCTGGATAGACTGCCTGCAAACGGGCAACAGGATAGGGCGGTCCATTCTGATGCGTGGCGAACATGCCACCAGAAATGAAATTGATGCAAAGAAGCGCGAAACCCCTTACGTAATAAAGGAGCGGCTGCTGCCCTCAGTGCCGGGATATCTGCCTTCCGTCCTGCTGAACAGATTCACAGTGAAACTGTTTAATAAACTGTATTATGCTCAGCAAAGGCAGAAAAAAACAGAGAATATTGTAGATTATGAAAGGTTTTTCTTTCCATTGGATGCAGTGGGAAACTGGAACCGGATCTATGGGAAGAAGGGCTTTATCCAGTATCAGATGGTGATTCCGAAAGAGCACGGCCGTCAGGGTATGCAGGAAATACTTTCTGCCATTGCGGAAAGTGGTAATGGATCGTTTTTGGCGGTACTTAAACTGTTTGGTAAGAATAATCCATTTGCCTACAATTCTTTTCCGATGGAAGGGTATACACTGGCCCTGGATTTTAAGGTGAACCTGCAACTTCCCACATTGGTAGCACAGCTGGATACTATAGTTGAGAAATATGGCGGAAGAATTTATCTGACCAAGGATTCGATGAGTAAAAACTCATTAACCAACTATTTAAGGAATGTGGAAAATCCCAAATTTGTGTCACTTCAGCATAAAAGAATCCTGAACAGCACCATTACGTCGCAAACTACACACGGCACAAACAGCAAAAGAAATAGGCAATGA
- a CDS encoding decaprenyl-phosphate phosphoribosyltransferase codes for MTKYIKLLRVEQWVKNLFVFLPLFFSGNITNADLVLKSLAAFVVFSLAASFIYILNDYSDVESDRRHPEKCNRPIASGAISKSTAIAFMFMVLAAALLLLAVSQFCLGISVGKFSSVILFYVLLNVAYTFHLKHVAIIDVSIIATGFVLRVLAGGYISGIPISQWAILLTFVLALVLAFGKRRGELINAQISGRTRKALDGYNVQFADIALSISVTLAIISYLMFTVQPEVQDRFGSRIFYTFIFVVFAFMRYLQQTLVHNKTESPTKIIYKDRYIQVTLAMWFATFLLLIYDKQF; via the coding sequence ATGACAAAATATATAAAACTGCTACGTGTGGAGCAGTGGGTCAAGAACCTTTTTGTTTTTCTTCCGCTGTTTTTTTCCGGCAACATCACTAATGCTGATTTGGTTTTAAAGAGTTTAGCAGCTTTTGTAGTGTTCTCTCTGGCCGCCAGCTTTATATATATTCTGAACGACTATTCCGATGTAGAGTCCGACCGCAGGCATCCCGAAAAATGCAACAGACCGATTGCCAGCGGTGCCATATCAAAGAGTACCGCGATTGCTTTTATGTTTATGGTGCTCGCAGCCGCACTCCTGTTATTGGCTGTTTCGCAGTTCTGTCTCGGAATCAGTGTCGGAAAATTTTCCTCCGTCATCCTGTTCTATGTATTGCTTAATGTGGCTTATACCTTTCATCTGAAACATGTAGCCATCATTGATGTGTCAATAATTGCAACAGGTTTCGTGCTCCGTGTACTGGCAGGTGGTTATATTTCAGGAATCCCTATATCCCAGTGGGCCATCCTTCTTACATTCGTGTTAGCACTCGTGCTTGCATTTGGCAAACGGCGGGGTGAACTTATCAATGCCCAGATTTCCGGGCGTACGCGGAAAGCCCTGGATGGTTATAATGTTCAGTTTGCCGATATCGCGCTGTCAATATCCGTTACTCTCGCTATAATTTCCTACCTTATGTTCACCGTGCAGCCGGAAGTGCAGGATCGGTTTGGCAGCCGGATATTCTATACATTCATTTTTGTAGTGTTTGCATTTATGAGATACCTTCAGCAAACTCTTGTGCATAACAAGACAGAATCTCCGACAAAAATCATATACAAAGACCGTTACATACAGGTAACTCTTGCCATGTGGTTTGCTACCTTCCTGCTCTTGATATATGATAAGCAGTTTTAA
- a CDS encoding OmpA family protein, which translates to MKLRNTYIAGITAALMLTSCETIQNSNHQQRGTVVGASTGAVIGGVLGNNVGKGGNAPAGAVLGGIIGGVAGNVIGRKMDQQAKEIKQTLPGAEVERVNEGIKVTLPERMVNFGFDSSELSATSRANLDKLADILKNNEDTNINIYGHTDSKGTDSYNQALSERRAAAVKSYLVGKGVASSRMYTMGMGESDPKSSNDTEAGRADNRRVEFAITANENMIKEAQQEQ; encoded by the coding sequence ATGAAATTAAGGAATACTTATATAGCAGGAATTACAGCGGCTCTTATGCTTACGAGTTGCGAAACTATTCAGAATTCAAATCACCAGCAAAGAGGTACCGTTGTAGGCGCATCTACAGGGGCTGTTATCGGCGGTGTGTTGGGTAACAATGTGGGTAAAGGTGGCAACGCGCCGGCCGGAGCTGTCCTAGGGGGCATCATTGGTGGTGTAGCCGGTAATGTGATTGGTCGCAAAATGGACCAACAGGCTAAAGAGATAAAGCAAACACTGCCTGGCGCCGAAGTTGAAAGGGTAAATGAAGGAATTAAGGTAACTCTGCCGGAGAGAATGGTTAATTTTGGTTTTGATTCGTCTGAACTGTCAGCGACCTCCAGAGCAAACCTCGATAAACTTGCGGATATCCTTAAAAATAATGAAGACACCAACATTAATATTTATGGTCACACTGACAGTAAAGGAACGGATAGTTACAACCAGGCTCTGTCTGAAAGAAGAGCAGCTGCGGTAAAGTCCTATCTGGTAGGCAAAGGAGTGGCTTCCAGCCGCATGTACACCATGGGTATGGGTGAAAGTGATCCCAAGTCCTCTAATGACACCGAAGCGGGCCGGGCAGATAACCGTCGTGTAGAATTTGCAATTACTGCGAATGAAAATATGATTAAGGAAGCTCAGCAGGAACAGTAA
- a CDS encoding lipocalin family protein, whose protein sequence is MKKILLTGIAAASLAVSCSTAKTAQANRAEFLKMKGTWQITSVDYDKSYMIRPFDEGADAQCFVGSQWVLVPNNYTGSYTLNGGGACPVKTQPIKFEVVSGNTFQFKKIFDGTKPKENETGYALTLLNQTADQFSVQQSVPFEGQNVNVIYNFQRTAK, encoded by the coding sequence ATGAAAAAAATACTTTTAACGGGAATTGCGGCAGCTTCGCTGGCTGTTTCCTGCTCAACTGCAAAAACTGCCCAGGCCAACAGAGCGGAATTTCTTAAGATGAAAGGTACATGGCAAATTACAAGTGTAGATTACGATAAATCTTATATGATAAGACCTTTTGATGAAGGGGCCGATGCTCAGTGTTTCGTGGGAAGCCAGTGGGTACTGGTACCGAATAATTATACAGGATCATACACATTGAACGGTGGCGGAGCCTGCCCGGTAAAAACGCAGCCAATTAAGTTTGAGGTAGTAAGTGGTAATACTTTTCAGTTCAAGAAAATCTTTGACGGTACAAAACCGAAAGAGAATGAAACCGGATATGCACTTACTTTGTTAAACCAGACCGCCGACCAGTTTTCAGTGCAGCAATCGGTTCCTTTTGAAGGTCAGAACGTTAATGTAATTTACAATTTCCAGAGAACTGCAAAATAA
- a CDS encoding S8 family serine peptidase — protein sequence MKRLFIATSFLFGFGLFSAQSATAVEPAKDKDLMTWYHKDFSATKVYGINTDNAYEFLESKGLKPKTVVVGVLDSGVEVDHPGLVKNMWKNPNEVPNNGKDDDGNGYIDDVHGWNFIGGKNGDIDADNLEVTRMVKKYQQIFEGPNSAENKANQAKRPAEFELYMKSKELYTKKGMEAKQAYQTYSMINTLIPTMVSMLNGKVLTPATVAAIKPATQEQAMSAQVLAGIAADPDFAGKTPAEVEKMLKEQMKEAIDHFEAQATKHYNLDFDPRSEIVGDNYEDYTERYYGNNNYEGPDAGHGTHVAGIIAGLPHGNEVQYGVASRVARIMAVRTVPNGDERDKDVANAIRYAVDNGAKILNMSFGKPVSPGKEVVWDAFKYAQDKGVLLVKAAGNDNHNVAEHTYFPSNFKSTADEKPFINNMIVVGASTKDAGSLRASFSNYNQKMVDVFAPGQEIYAPVPDGKYKYEQGTSMASPVVAGAAAVLWAYMPNLKPEQIIESLVKTSNKSTVSAMLDSDKNSTFEMISRSGGVIDLYKAAEYAFTNFYKAESKASKPAAKKAAAKKKAK from the coding sequence ATGAAAAGACTTTTTATAGCAACTTCCTTCCTTTTTGGATTCGGATTGTTCAGCGCACAGTCTGCAACGGCCGTGGAGCCTGCAAAGGATAAAGATCTGATGACATGGTACCATAAAGATTTCTCTGCGACCAAAGTTTATGGAATAAACACCGATAATGCATATGAATTCCTGGAATCAAAAGGTTTGAAGCCGAAAACTGTTGTTGTAGGAGTATTGGACAGTGGTGTGGAGGTAGATCATCCCGGTCTAGTAAAAAATATGTGGAAAAATCCAAACGAGGTTCCTAACAATGGTAAGGACGATGATGGAAACGGGTATATAGACGATGTACATGGCTGGAACTTCATAGGAGGCAAGAATGGAGATATAGATGCAGACAATTTGGAGGTAACCCGTATGGTTAAGAAATACCAGCAAATTTTTGAAGGTCCCAATTCAGCTGAAAATAAAGCCAATCAGGCAAAAAGACCCGCGGAGTTTGAGCTGTATATGAAATCCAAGGAACTTTATACGAAAAAGGGAATGGAAGCAAAGCAGGCCTATCAAACCTACAGTATGATTAACACACTTATTCCTACCATGGTGTCTATGCTGAACGGTAAGGTGCTTACGCCGGCAACGGTCGCTGCCATTAAACCTGCAACACAGGAGCAGGCCATGTCTGCACAGGTACTGGCCGGTATCGCCGCCGATCCTGATTTTGCAGGAAAGACACCTGCAGAGGTTGAGAAAATGCTGAAGGAGCAAATGAAGGAGGCTATAGACCACTTTGAAGCACAGGCAACCAAACATTATAACCTTGATTTCGACCCGCGTTCTGAAATAGTGGGCGACAATTATGAGGATTATACGGAGAGGTATTACGGAAATAATAACTATGAGGGGCCGGATGCCGGACATGGTACCCATGTGGCCGGAATTATTGCAGGACTTCCGCATGGGAATGAGGTTCAGTATGGTGTAGCCTCCAGGGTAGCCCGAATTATGGCTGTGCGTACAGTGCCAAACGGTGATGAGCGTGACAAGGACGTGGCAAATGCTATCAGATACGCGGTGGATAACGGTGCAAAAATCCTGAACATGAGCTTTGGTAAGCCGGTTTCACCTGGTAAGGAAGTCGTTTGGGATGCGTTCAAATATGCGCAGGACAAAGGGGTTCTTTTGGTTAAAGCGGCCGGAAATGACAACCACAACGTTGCTGAACACACTTATTTTCCAAGCAACTTTAAAAGTACTGCCGATGAAAAACCTTTCATTAACAATATGATTGTTGTAGGTGCCAGCACGAAGGACGCCGGATCTTTAAGAGCTTCCTTTTCCAATTATAACCAGAAGATGGTAGATGTATTCGCTCCGGGGCAGGAGATCTACGCACCTGTACCCGATGGCAAATACAAATACGAACAGGGGACTTCCATGGCTTCTCCGGTTGTGGCGGGTGCCGCAGCTGTGCTGTGGGCTTATATGCCCAACCTGAAACCCGAACAGATAATTGAATCGCTGGTTAAAACGTCAAATAAATCCACAGTCAGTGCGATGCTTGATTCTGATAAGAACAGCACTTTTGAAATGATTTCCAGATCAGGGGGAGTTATTGACCTGTATAAGGCGGCAGAATATGCTTTTACCAATTTCTACAAAGCTGAAAGCAAAGCTTCTAAGCCCGCAGCCAAAAAGGCGGCAGCAAAGAAAAAAGCAAAATAA
- a CDS encoding WbqC family protein, giving the protein MNVLLPLFYLPPISWYAEFLKPDRGITLEQFENFPKQTYRNRAIIYGANGKLALMIPVSHNGNRFYRETVISYAEDWQKIHWKSIKTAYQSSPYFEFYEDKLQTIYSEKKKYLFDFNLMVLDVIQSLLKTEVSFAMTQEFIKEPEHNNLRDHFSAKNAQPKGLPEYYQSFSAKHGFIEDLSVLDLLCNIGPESTTYLRNISTIQY; this is encoded by the coding sequence ATGAACGTTTTACTACCTCTGTTTTATCTTCCTCCTATTTCGTGGTACGCTGAATTTTTAAAGCCTGACCGCGGCATAACGCTGGAGCAGTTTGAGAACTTTCCCAAGCAAACTTACCGCAACCGCGCAATCATTTATGGTGCTAACGGGAAATTGGCGTTAATGATACCTGTAAGCCACAACGGTAACCGGTTTTACAGGGAAACTGTGATCTCCTATGCTGAGGACTGGCAGAAAATACACTGGAAATCAATTAAAACAGCCTATCAAAGTTCACCTTACTTTGAATTTTATGAAGATAAACTGCAGACCATCTATTCGGAAAAGAAAAAATACCTTTTCGACTTTAACCTTATGGTCCTCGACGTTATCCAATCACTTCTGAAAACAGAGGTGAGTTTTGCCATGACACAGGAATTCATAAAAGAACCGGAACATAATAATTTGCGCGACCATTTCTCTGCAAAAAATGCGCAGCCAAAAGGTTTGCCGGAGTATTACCAGTCCTTTTCTGCCAAACACGGCTTCATTGAAGATTTATCCGTTTTGGACCTTCTGTGTAACATCGGTCCGGAATCCACTACCTATCTTAGAAATATTTCAACAATACAATATTAA